In Candidatus Desulforudis audaxviator MP104C, a genomic segment contains:
- a CDS encoding metallophosphoesterase family protein has product MRIAVISDIHANLHALEAVLRDIEREGVDEILCAGDLVGYGPHPNEVVERIRTLDIRGVQGNYDEAAANARLVCGCDYPDPESMAVGAAALAWTVRELGAENKEYLRGLPARLRFQAGAHDVLLVHGSPRRINEYLYEDAAPDVLREIFREWPAGVLIVGHTHRPYHRRFEGRHVVNAGSVGQSRDGDPRSSYVLVDFGAGPGVRVVRVPYDVEATAAGVLRAGLPLELAQALRGGSSYK; this is encoded by the coding sequence ATGCGAATCGCCGTCATTTCCGACATTCACGCCAACCTGCATGCCCTGGAGGCCGTGCTGCGGGATATCGAAAGAGAGGGCGTGGACGAGATCCTGTGCGCCGGTGACCTGGTCGGCTACGGACCCCACCCGAACGAAGTGGTGGAGCGGATCCGGACCCTCGATATCCGCGGCGTACAGGGCAATTACGACGAAGCCGCGGCCAACGCCCGGCTGGTCTGCGGTTGCGACTACCCCGACCCGGAGAGCATGGCGGTGGGCGCCGCCGCCCTGGCCTGGACCGTTAGGGAACTGGGCGCGGAAAACAAAGAGTATTTGCGCGGACTGCCGGCGAGACTCCGGTTCCAGGCCGGTGCCCACGATGTTCTGCTCGTGCACGGCAGCCCCCGGCGAATCAACGAGTACCTGTACGAAGACGCCGCCCCTGATGTGCTGCGGGAAATCTTCCGGGAGTGGCCAGCCGGCGTCCTGATCGTCGGGCACACCCACCGGCCCTACCACCGGCGGTTTGAAGGCCGGCACGTAGTCAACGCCGGTAGCGTGGGCCAGTCCCGGGATGGCGATCCCCGAAGCAGCTATGTCCTGGTGGACTTCGGCGCCGGCCCAGGGGTGCGGGTCGTCCGGGTGCCCTATGACGTGGAGGCGACCGCCGCCGGTGTGCTTCGGGCCGGCCTGCCCCTGGAACTGGCCCAAGCCCTCCGGGGCGGGAGTTCCTACAAATAA
- the pstA gene encoding phosphate ABC transporter permease PstA produces MRSEMRLALKVEELAVKGFLYLSILVVFGSLFGIFAHIFYHGIGRVNLHFLLAYPEDMGRAGGIFPAIMGTAWLVGLALAVAAPLGILGATYLTEYARKGPFVRIVRFGVDTLAGVPSIVFGLFGFAFLVIFCGFRWSVLSGGLTLAFMILPTIIKTTEESIKAVSNDYREASLSLGATKWQTVALVVLPAALPGILTGIILALGRAAGETAAILLTAGSSLTVPTSIMDPARSLPLHLYILVTEGISRENAYATACVLIILILIVNLTATYLMHRMVAKRLGIRKG; encoded by the coding sequence ATGCGCTCCGAGATGAGACTGGCGTTGAAAGTCGAGGAACTGGCCGTCAAGGGGTTCCTTTACCTGTCGATCCTGGTGGTCTTCGGCAGTCTTTTCGGTATTTTTGCGCATATCTTCTATCACGGGATCGGACGCGTGAACCTGCACTTCCTGCTGGCCTACCCCGAGGACATGGGGCGGGCGGGCGGCATTTTCCCGGCCATCATGGGCACCGCCTGGCTGGTCGGCTTGGCGCTCGCCGTGGCCGCCCCGCTCGGAATCCTGGGGGCCACCTACCTGACCGAGTACGCCCGGAAGGGCCCGTTCGTGCGGATCGTCCGCTTCGGGGTGGACACGCTGGCCGGCGTGCCGTCAATCGTTTTCGGGCTGTTCGGGTTCGCCTTCCTGGTGATTTTCTGTGGTTTTCGCTGGTCGGTCCTGTCCGGGGGCCTGACCCTGGCGTTCATGATCCTGCCGACGATCATCAAGACCACCGAGGAGTCGATCAAGGCCGTATCGAACGATTACCGGGAAGCCAGCCTTTCCCTGGGTGCCACCAAGTGGCAGACGGTGGCCCTGGTGGTCCTGCCCGCAGCCCTGCCCGGAATCCTGACCGGCATCATCCTGGCCCTGGGCCGGGCGGCGGGGGAAACCGCCGCCATCCTGCTCACCGCCGGCAGTTCGCTCACGGTGCCCACTTCGATCATGGATCCGGCCCGCAGCCTGCCGCTGCACCTGTACATTCTGGTTACCGAGGGTATTTCCCGGGAGAACGCTTACGCCACCGCTTGTGTGCTGATTATCCTGATCCTGATCGTCAACCTCACCGCCACCTACCTCATGCACCGTATGGTGGCCAAACGGTTGGGAATCCGGAAAGGCTAG
- the pstC gene encoding phosphate ABC transporter permease subunit PstC — protein sequence MPGRGSAISRRWYERIVEKCLLGSAAAAVLIVFLIGAFVLLEGLPILSGHGLDFMFGRDWSPLQGVFGVFPMIVGTFYVTIGALILGVPVGLACAVYLAEYAPRWFARLIRPAVQLLAGIPSVVYGFFGVVVLVPFIMDNLGGWGFSVLAGALVLALMILPTIIGISEDAIRAVPVSYKEGSLSLGATHWQTIKKVLLPTARPGIVASVVLGMGRAIGETMAVIMVVGNVVALPHSILDPVRTLTANIALEMGYAFGDHTRALFATGVVLFMVIILLNMFLLLLPKRMGT from the coding sequence TTGCCTGGGAGGGGATCAGCGATCAGTCGGCGTTGGTACGAGCGCATAGTCGAGAAGTGTCTTTTGGGCAGCGCGGCCGCGGCGGTCTTGATCGTGTTTTTGATCGGGGCCTTTGTGTTGCTTGAAGGCCTTCCCATCCTCTCCGGCCACGGTCTGGATTTCATGTTCGGGAGGGACTGGTCGCCCCTGCAGGGGGTATTCGGCGTCTTCCCGATGATTGTCGGTACTTTCTACGTAACCATTGGCGCGCTTATCCTGGGCGTGCCCGTGGGCCTGGCCTGCGCGGTTTATCTGGCCGAATACGCCCCACGCTGGTTCGCCCGTCTGATCCGGCCGGCCGTGCAGCTGCTGGCCGGAATTCCCTCGGTGGTCTACGGTTTTTTCGGGGTGGTCGTCCTGGTGCCTTTTATCATGGACAACCTGGGCGGCTGGGGTTTCAGCGTGCTTGCCGGCGCCCTGGTGCTGGCCCTGATGATCCTGCCCACGATCATCGGCATCTCGGAGGACGCCATCCGGGCCGTGCCCGTGAGTTACAAGGAAGGTTCACTCTCACTGGGTGCGACCCACTGGCAGACCATCAAGAAAGTGCTGTTGCCGACCGCGCGACCGGGCATCGTGGCGTCTGTTGTCCTGGGCATGGGACGGGCGATCGGCGAAACGATGGCCGTGATCATGGTTGTGGGCAACGTGGTGGCCCTCCCACACTCGATCCTCGACCCGGTGCGCACCCTGACCGCCAACATTGCCCTGGAGATGGGCTACGCTTTTGGTGATCACACCCGGGCCCTTTTTGCCACCGGTGTGGTTCTTTTTATGGTCATAATCTTATTGAATATGTTTTTGTTGTTGCTGCCTAAAAGGATGGGGACCTGA
- a CDS encoding thiamine pyrophosphate-dependent enzyme, which yields MSIKIITPVAEFAELLPQEYKDLVAHGPYNERRFVRDLGTFKEIVDEHPHCAGCGVALAIRLLAAALPSPADTLIVGTPGCSFFALIQTALNYSNTAFGNQNAVATGLKRMLEIRFPHVHKDVVVVAGDGGIADIGLDLTLHSWFRREKITTVMLDNEVYANTGGQESGMSRQGQVLNMAPRGKHFPKIPVFELAKVSGCVYGVRVTVASPHKVGRAIRNAILIARELGPTYVQVYTPCPTNMKFPPNQTLKVAKEAEKDHYSYEEFMSAEAAEYLVQSKAESKEM from the coding sequence ATGTCCATCAAGATCATTACGCCGGTTGCGGAATTCGCGGAACTCCTGCCCCAGGAATATAAGGACCTGGTGGCCCACGGTCCTTACAACGAGCGCCGTTTTGTGCGGGATCTGGGCACTTTCAAAGAGATCGTGGATGAACACCCGCATTGTGCCGGTTGTGGGGTGGCCCTGGCGATTCGGCTTCTGGCCGCGGCTTTGCCCTCCCCGGCGGACACGCTTATCGTTGGCACGCCCGGATGCTCGTTTTTTGCCTTGATCCAGACGGCCCTGAATTACTCCAACACCGCCTTCGGCAATCAAAACGCCGTGGCCACCGGCTTGAAAAGAATGCTTGAGATCCGTTTTCCTCACGTACACAAGGACGTGGTGGTGGTGGCCGGTGACGGGGGCATAGCCGACATCGGACTCGACCTGACTCTCCATTCCTGGTTTCGGCGGGAGAAGATCACCACCGTAATGCTGGATAACGAAGTGTACGCCAATACCGGGGGGCAGGAAAGCGGTATGAGTAGGCAGGGGCAGGTGCTCAACATGGCGCCCCGGGGCAAGCATTTCCCCAAGATACCGGTTTTCGAACTGGCCAAGGTTTCGGGCTGCGTGTACGGTGTACGGGTGACGGTGGCCAGTCCGCACAAGGTCGGGCGGGCGATCAGGAACGCGATCCTTATTGCCCGTGAACTCGGGCCTACCTATGTGCAGGTTTATACTCCTTGTCCCACCAACATGAAGTTCCCGCCCAATCAAACGCTTAAGGTGGCTAAGGAAGCCGAAAAGGACCATTATTCTTACGAGGAGTTTATGAGCGCGGAGGCGGCCGAGTACCTGGTACAATCGAAGGCAGAGTCCAAAGAGATGTGA
- a CDS encoding transketolase C-terminal domain-containing protein, with the protein MAGLQREVDPEYLFWEAPRRQVFITGSEAVAEAVKRANVDMAIAYPITPQSESMHLVGDLYAQGYLRDYYRGENEFAVMAAVHGASLGGGRVFTATSGPGTLRAMEMFPVWTGSRQPIVCAFMCRGVSLPPSIQPENIEMAMLLDVGMLMFHAEDAQDFFDMILKAYAIAEQPDVHLPVGVFVDGFFVTHTRSMVALPPDDLKLPAYDPRRAPVPTFDMETPPIRMVRDPLLNKSNFISYAANASWHQEIAAAAERARKHIRRYMGGLLEVDDPAATIFLAASGTAVSQSREAIKVLKAGGIRVGLIKIKSIRPFPAREIAAATAHADLIVVPEFNIGGWLAREIKASIDNNRRVVGGPRVFGGMTMPTELIVNEVRSALDRSGTKQPGSGARI; encoded by the coding sequence ATGGCCGGATTACAACGCGAAGTGGACCCGGAGTACCTGTTTTGGGAAGCACCCAGGAGACAGGTTTTCATCACGGGCAGCGAAGCGGTGGCCGAAGCGGTCAAGCGTGCTAATGTGGACATGGCCATCGCTTATCCCATCACCCCGCAGAGCGAAAGCATGCACCTGGTCGGGGATTTGTACGCCCAGGGTTACTTGAGGGATTACTACCGGGGCGAAAACGAGTTCGCGGTTATGGCTGCCGTGCACGGCGCCTCCCTGGGTGGCGGCCGGGTTTTTACCGCCACCTCCGGCCCCGGAACCCTGCGGGCGATGGAGATGTTTCCGGTTTGGACCGGGTCGAGGCAGCCCATAGTCTGCGCCTTTATGTGCCGGGGCGTATCTTTGCCGCCCTCCATTCAACCGGAAAACATCGAGATGGCCATGCTCCTGGACGTCGGTATGCTGATGTTTCACGCCGAGGATGCCCAGGATTTCTTCGATATGATTCTGAAGGCCTACGCGATCGCGGAGCAACCGGACGTCCATCTGCCGGTGGGCGTGTTCGTCGATGGGTTCTTCGTCACCCACACCCGGAGCATGGTGGCGCTGCCCCCTGACGATCTAAAGCTGCCCGCCTACGATCCCCGGCGGGCGCCGGTTCCGACGTTCGACATGGAGACCCCCCCCATCCGGATGGTCAGAGATCCGCTGCTCAACAAGAGCAACTTCATCAGCTACGCGGCCAATGCCAGCTGGCATCAGGAGATCGCGGCCGCGGCCGAGCGGGCCCGCAAGCACATCCGGCGGTATATGGGCGGGCTTCTGGAGGTGGATGATCCTGCCGCCACCATTTTCCTGGCCGCTTCGGGCACGGCGGTGTCGCAGAGCCGGGAGGCGATCAAGGTATTGAAGGCTGGGGGTATACGGGTGGGTCTGATCAAGATCAAGTCGATCAGGCCTTTTCCGGCGCGCGAGATTGCGGCCGCCACGGCCCACGCCGACCTGATCGTGGTACCCGAATTCAATATCGGCGGTTGGCTGGCCAGGGAGATCAAGGCTTCGATTGACAACAACCGGAGGGTGGTGGGCGGCCCCAGGGTGTTCGGGGGCATGACCATGCCGACGGAGTTGATAGTCAACGAGGTCAGGAGCGCTTTGGATAGGTCCGGAACAAAGCAGCCTGGTTCAGGGGCCCGGATTTAG
- a CDS encoding 4Fe-4S dicluster-binding protein produces MYVTVKVEVEKCSGCKLCILSCPDPNVLAFIQEEKHVTVNEHRCKGCGLCASVCPEEALRISGN; encoded by the coding sequence GTGTACGTTACCGTAAAAGTGGAAGTGGAGAAGTGTAGCGGCTGCAAGCTCTGCATCCTGTCGTGTCCGGATCCGAACGTGCTGGCCTTTATTCAGGAGGAAAAGCACGTGACGGTGAACGAGCACCGCTGCAAGGGCTGTGGTTTGTGCGCGTCCGTGTGCCCCGAAGAGGCGCTTAGGATCAGCGGTAATTAG
- a CDS encoding 2-oxoacid:acceptor oxidoreductase family protein yields MTKNSRKFIRMSGLGGQGVVTAAHILGMAAVKDGLKCSVNPFFGAEKRLAPAESYVRIATDDIWERGEVLFPNIIMIFHPHVITLGKCYTMPFFSGLQRGGKIIINSDQPLDLRAEELAGLKDLGAEVYYVPATQVAAEAGGTALSTNIAMLGALLAVEALVSQEAIREAIAERFGGGKFVASATTAALDDVLKSKFDRLAQLIEKNMAVVAAAQGSVSKYHY; encoded by the coding sequence ATGACGAAGAACAGTAGAAAGTTCATCCGCATGTCCGGCCTGGGCGGGCAGGGGGTGGTGACAGCCGCGCACATACTGGGTATGGCGGCCGTGAAGGACGGGCTCAAATGCTCGGTCAACCCCTTTTTCGGCGCTGAAAAAAGACTGGCGCCGGCGGAGAGCTATGTGCGGATTGCGACGGATGACATCTGGGAACGGGGCGAGGTGCTCTTTCCGAACATCATCATGATTTTCCACCCTCACGTGATTACCCTGGGCAAGTGCTACACTATGCCGTTTTTCTCCGGCCTGCAGCGGGGTGGGAAAATCATCATCAACTCGGACCAGCCACTGGATTTGCGGGCGGAGGAGTTGGCAGGGCTCAAAGATCTGGGGGCCGAAGTGTATTACGTGCCGGCCACCCAAGTGGCCGCGGAGGCGGGGGGGACGGCCCTGTCGACAAACATCGCCATGCTGGGGGCTCTGTTGGCGGTGGAGGCGTTGGTCTCTCAGGAAGCGATCCGGGAGGCGATCGCGGAAAGGTTCGGTGGCGGAAAATTCGTGGCGTCCGCCACGACGGCGGCACTGGACGACGTGCTGAAGAGCAAGTTCGACCGTCTGGCACAGCTGATCGAGAAAAATATGGCGGTCGTGGCGGCGGCCCAAGGCAGCGTCAGTAAGTATCATTATTAG
- a CDS encoding thiamine pyrophosphate-dependent enzyme: MSKGLFKISPGFEDVMPAEYKELVTNGPYGRDLGISDLGTFKELIEEHPLCAGCAEALALRLILASLPNPEDTVIVGSTGCSSLLFPQVAVQNIHSLFGNQNAVATGLKRALRLRFPDKVKDVAVIAGDGATVDIGLDMVMQSWFRRELITTIMLDNEVYANTGGQESGMSPQGAVLNMAPLGKKFPKVNLPEIAREAGCAYVATISPALPRRLGKVVRRAILVAREIGPSYVQIFCPCPTNFKWPSAQVLQKIRDRQKEGIFKVREYVSPEAEAYLARLEVVKQHDEEQ, encoded by the coding sequence TTGAGCAAGGGGTTGTTCAAGATCTCGCCCGGATTTGAGGACGTGATGCCGGCCGAGTACAAGGAACTGGTGACCAACGGCCCCTACGGGAGAGATCTCGGAATCTCAGACCTGGGGACGTTCAAGGAGCTGATCGAGGAGCACCCGCTGTGCGCCGGCTGCGCCGAGGCCCTGGCTCTGCGCCTCATCCTGGCCTCATTGCCCAATCCTGAGGACACGGTCATCGTGGGGTCGACCGGCTGCAGCTCACTGCTCTTCCCGCAGGTGGCGGTTCAGAACATCCACTCTCTGTTCGGCAACCAGAACGCTGTGGCCACGGGTCTCAAGCGGGCGCTCCGGCTCAGGTTTCCGGACAAGGTCAAGGACGTGGCGGTGATCGCGGGCGACGGGGCGACCGTGGACATCGGCCTGGACATGGTCATGCAGTCGTGGTTTCGGCGCGAGCTGATCACCACCATCATGCTGGATAACGAGGTCTATGCCAACACGGGGGGCCAGGAGAGCGGGATGTCGCCGCAGGGGGCGGTGCTGAACATGGCGCCCCTGGGAAAGAAGTTTCCCAAGGTGAACCTTCCGGAAATCGCGCGCGAGGCCGGCTGCGCTTACGTGGCCACGATTTCTCCGGCTCTGCCGCGGCGGTTGGGAAAAGTGGTGCGGCGGGCCATCCTGGTGGCCCGTGAAATCGGCCCCAGCTACGTGCAGATTTTCTGCCCCTGCCCGACGAACTTCAAGTGGCCTTCCGCGCAGGTCTTGCAGAAGATCAGGGACCGCCAGAAGGAAGGGATTTTCAAGGTGCGCGAGTACGTCTCGCCGGAGGCCGAGGCCTATCTGGCCCGACTGGAGGTGGTGAAGCAACATGACGAAGAACAGTAG
- a CDS encoding transketolase C-terminal domain-containing protein encodes MTTQQVVAPEYLFFEAERERRFMTGSEAVREAIKRANVDMAISYPITPQSESMHLVGDIYAQGYLKEYFRGESEFAVMAAVAGAAMGGVRVFTATAGPGTLRAFEMFPTWAGARLPVVCAFLTRGINSPLTIQPDTIEMAFLLDTGILMFHAENAQDLYDMILKAFVVAEQTDVHIPVGVFADGFFVTHTREEVAVAPADLKLPPYNPYSAPVPVMDMENVPVRQMRDPFVMKSNFISYAAHASWQQEILAAQERARKHVRRYLGGLLDTEHPEAAVLVVAAGTAVSQGREAVAAARREGLDVGLVKLKSLRPFPREELRALARQARALIVPEFNRVGWLAREIKSVVEDTTKVIDAPRVFGGMTMPPDLILDQIRRCYA; translated from the coding sequence GTGACAACGCAGCAAGTGGTGGCTCCGGAATACCTTTTTTTCGAGGCGGAACGGGAGCGGCGGTTCATGACGGGCAGTGAGGCGGTCAGGGAAGCGATCAAGCGGGCGAATGTCGACATGGCGATCTCATATCCGATCACGCCGCAGTCCGAGTCGATGCACCTGGTGGGGGACATCTACGCGCAAGGGTATTTGAAGGAGTATTTCCGGGGTGAAAGCGAGTTCGCGGTAATGGCGGCGGTTGCCGGCGCCGCCATGGGAGGAGTGCGGGTTTTCACGGCCACGGCTGGTCCCGGAACCCTGCGGGCCTTCGAAATGTTCCCAACCTGGGCGGGGGCGCGGCTACCGGTCGTCTGTGCCTTTTTAACCCGCGGGATCAATTCTCCCCTCACCATCCAGCCGGATACCATCGAGATGGCGTTTCTGCTGGACACGGGCATATTGATGTTTCACGCCGAGAATGCACAGGATCTGTATGATATGATCCTGAAGGCGTTCGTGGTCGCGGAGCAGACCGACGTGCATATTCCGGTAGGGGTCTTCGCCGACGGATTCTTCGTCACCCATACGCGCGAAGAGGTGGCGGTGGCGCCAGCCGACCTGAAACTGCCGCCCTACAACCCCTATTCCGCGCCGGTTCCGGTGATGGATATGGAAAACGTCCCGGTGCGGCAGATGCGTGATCCGTTCGTTATGAAGAGCAACTTCATCAGTTACGCCGCGCATGCCTCCTGGCAGCAGGAGATTCTGGCGGCGCAGGAGCGGGCGCGAAAGCATGTGCGCCGTTATCTGGGGGGGCTCTTGGATACGGAACATCCGGAGGCGGCAGTACTGGTGGTGGCCGCCGGAACCGCGGTGTCCCAGGGCCGGGAGGCCGTTGCCGCCGCCCGCCGGGAAGGCCTGGATGTCGGGCTGGTAAAGCTCAAAAGCCTGCGTCCCTTTCCGCGGGAGGAACTCCGGGCGCTGGCCCGGCAGGCGCGGGCGCTGATTGTGCCCGAGTTCAACCGGGTGGGTTGGCTGGCCAGGGAGATCAAGTCGGTGGTGGAGGACACCACAAAGGTGATCGACGCCCCCCGGGTGTTTGGCGGAATGACCATGCCGCCCGACCTCATTCTGGACCAGATCAGGAGGTGTTACGCTTGA
- a CDS encoding carbon monoxide dehydrogenase beta subunit family protein: protein MAVGEYWVRPGPEGYLPPAAASMGVELPQRGEALVEGRVVPEEDAFRVIAEKLLTARNPVFFPGPKILWAWKDGAVEKARAVLKLMEAVGARAIPMPDYRPKYPMINPAVEINPNHPNLTIWHNRIDVGVFVGVHCHYANLALKIIRGGTDCYTIALCGEVGHEDAMITLRDVDAGKLERLTEVARALSAARSPQVQAPAAGAAG, encoded by the coding sequence ATGGCAGTGGGTGAGTACTGGGTGCGGCCCGGACCGGAGGGCTACCTGCCACCTGCGGCGGCATCCATGGGGGTGGAGCTGCCGCAGCGCGGTGAGGCCCTGGTGGAAGGCCGGGTAGTGCCGGAGGAGGACGCCTTTCGGGTAATCGCGGAGAAGCTGTTAACGGCGCGAAATCCGGTGTTTTTCCCGGGGCCGAAGATCTTGTGGGCGTGGAAGGACGGGGCGGTGGAGAAGGCGAGAGCGGTACTGAAACTGATGGAGGCGGTGGGGGCGCGCGCCATCCCCATGCCGGATTATCGGCCCAAGTATCCGATGATCAACCCGGCGGTGGAGATCAATCCGAACCACCCCAACCTGACGATCTGGCACAACCGAATCGACGTGGGGGTTTTCGTAGGAGTGCACTGTCACTACGCTAACCTGGCGCTTAAAATCATTCGCGGGGGCACCGACTGTTATACCATCGCCCTGTGCGGCGAGGTGGGGCATGAGGATGCTATGATTACGCTGCGGGATGTTGATGCAGGGAAGCTGGAACGGTTGACGGAGGTGGCGAGGGCGCTCTCGGCGGCGAGGTCCCCGCAGGTCCAGGCGCCTGCAGCGGGTGCCGCCGGTTAG
- a CDS encoding DUF190 domain-containing protein, with the protein MQLFTKKRISTIVEGTYVDAVVELAGNSGASGFTIYEGFRGKGRHGMKKSRGGVGDLSGNVEVVVIASPEVADRILRGLQEMMDRGIRLVVHVADVQVIRDHHFS; encoded by the coding sequence ATGCAGCTCTTCACCAAGAAACGCATCAGCACCATCGTTGAGGGCACTTACGTGGATGCGGTGGTCGAGCTCGCCGGGAATTCCGGAGCCAGCGGTTTCACAATTTACGAGGGCTTTCGCGGAAAGGGACGGCACGGTATGAAGAAGAGCCGGGGCGGAGTCGGTGATCTTTCGGGCAACGTGGAGGTCGTCGTCATCGCCAGTCCTGAAGTGGCGGACCGTATTTTGCGGGGGTTGCAGGAGATGATGGATCGGGGGATCAGGCTGGTGGTGCACGTGGCGGACGTGCAGGTAATCAGGGACCACCACTTTTCGTGA
- a CDS encoding sodium-dependent bicarbonate transport family permease codes for MFEVALANLTSPVILFFGLGVLIALAKAKVEFPSSISEFITIYLLIAIGFKGGVSIAEAGLTADMALVVLGAVLLCAVIPVYSFIILWRIGKLKTDDAAAIAGHYGSISVVTFLAGTAFLSLMAVNYEGFMYGLPAIMELPGIVAVLILVSWIKEKNRSDSTQARSTLGRTVRKVVLSKSVVLLLGGLLVGYIAGPRGMAGVEIFFQGIFLGILCLFMLEMGTIAGDRLADLRKTGWFLVLFGIVMPPVNALWGLAVGVMTDLSVGGTALLAVLAASCSYIVAPAAMRLALPKANPALYLGVSVGVTLPFNLLVGIPLYYYLADYLIGILR; via the coding sequence ATGTTCGAGGTGGCCTTGGCTAATCTAACTTCACCAGTAATCTTGTTTTTCGGCCTGGGCGTGCTAATTGCCCTGGCGAAGGCGAAGGTTGAGTTTCCCAGTTCGATCAGCGAGTTCATCACTATTTACCTTTTGATCGCAATTGGATTCAAGGGCGGGGTGTCGATCGCCGAGGCCGGTCTGACGGCGGACATGGCTTTGGTGGTTCTGGGTGCCGTCTTGTTGTGTGCCGTCATCCCGGTTTATTCCTTTATTATTCTTTGGCGGATCGGTAAATTGAAAACCGACGATGCGGCCGCCATTGCCGGTCATTACGGGTCGATCAGCGTGGTCACCTTCTTGGCGGGTACGGCGTTCCTGAGTCTTATGGCCGTGAATTACGAGGGTTTCATGTACGGCTTGCCCGCCATTATGGAATTACCGGGCATTGTTGCCGTTCTGATTCTGGTTTCGTGGATTAAAGAAAAGAATCGGAGTGATTCGACCCAGGCAAGGAGCACTTTGGGCCGGACGGTCAGGAAGGTGGTCTTGAGCAAAAGCGTCGTTCTGTTGTTGGGCGGGCTGCTGGTCGGTTATATCGCCGGGCCGCGTGGGATGGCCGGCGTGGAGATCTTCTTCCAGGGTATTTTCCTGGGTATTTTGTGCCTCTTCATGTTGGAAATGGGGACCATCGCGGGTGACAGGCTGGCTGACCTGCGGAAAACCGGATGGTTCCTGGTGCTCTTCGGTATCGTGATGCCGCCCGTAAATGCTTTGTGGGGCCTGGCGGTCGGGGTCATGACCGATCTCAGTGTGGGGGGCACGGCGCTGTTGGCGGTGTTGGCCGCCAGCTGCTCCTATATCGTGGCCCCGGCGGCCATGCGGCTGGCCCTGCCGAAGGCCAATCCAGCCCTGTACCTGGGTGTGTCGGTGGGGGTAACGCTGCCTTTCAACCTTCTGGTGGGAATCCCGCTGTACTACTACCTGGCGGATTACCTGATCGGGATACTCAGATGA
- a CDS encoding zf-TFIIB domain-containing protein, translating into MKCPVCNVSLTMTERSGVEIDYCPQCRGVWLDRGELDKIIERSALRESPVEHRPRQSEERYQRPEKQGSYEKKRKRESFLGDLFDF; encoded by the coding sequence ATGAAATGTCCCGTATGTAATGTCAGCCTGACTATGACCGAGCGGAGCGGTGTGGAGATTGACTATTGCCCCCAATGTCGCGGTGTCTGGCTGGACAGGGGTGAACTCGACAAGATCATCGAGCGTTCAGCGCTTCGGGAATCGCCGGTGGAGCATCGCCCGCGGCAGTCGGAGGAACGCTACCAACGGCCGGAAAAGCAAGGGAGTTACGAGAAAAAGCGCAAGCGGGAGTCATTTCTCGGAGACCTGTTCGATTTTTGA